From one Triticum aestivum cultivar Chinese Spring chromosome 4B, IWGSC CS RefSeq v2.1, whole genome shotgun sequence genomic stretch:
- the LOC123091901 gene encoding uncharacterized protein isoform X2 produces MVLLGEEALEALDARAPALDLLRLAPATLPRGSGTGRLPRRHTGDLNTPMDAASLQLTTHLHQLDVGRGGVRLLSRDDAQPWGSNNPRTMQNRNRSNERMSLLTSSHACKGACRGVCRRRCAVRRQSRQCGRRRLKD; encoded by the exons ATGGTGCTGCTGGGCGAGGAGGCGCTGGAGGCGCTGGATGCGCGTGCGCCGGCGCTGGATCTGCTCCGTCTGGCTCCGGCGACCTTACCCCGTGGCTCCGGGACAGGAAGGCTACCCCGACGACATACAG GAGACCTCAACACGCCAATGGATGCAGCCAGCCTCCAACTCACCACGCACCTGCACCAACTTGATGTAGGGAGAGGAGGAGTGAGGCTTCTCTCACGGGATGACGCCCAGCCATGGGGCAGCAACAATCCAAG AACTATGCAGAACAGAAACAGGAGCAATGAACGGATGTCATTGTTAACATCTTCACATGCGTGCAAAG GTGCATGCCGAGGAGTTTGCCGCCGCCGATGCGCAGTCCGGAGACAGTCGCGTCAGTGTGGGCGACGGCGTCTGAAAGATTGA
- the LOC123091901 gene encoding uncharacterized protein isoform X1 yields the protein MVLLGEEALEALDARAPALDLLRLAPATLPRGSGTGRLPRRHTARRMKTPSHGFLAALTQGKRDLNTPMDAASLQLTTHLHQLDVGRGGVRLLSRDDAQPWGSNNPRTMQNRNRSNERMSLLTSSHACKGACRGVCRRRCAVRRQSRQCGRRRLKD from the exons ATGGTGCTGCTGGGCGAGGAGGCGCTGGAGGCGCTGGATGCGCGTGCGCCGGCGCTGGATCTGCTCCGTCTGGCTCCGGCGACCTTACCCCGTGGCTCCGGGACAGGAAGGCTACCCCGACGACATACAG CGAGGAGGATGAAGACACCCAGCCATGGATTTTTAGCAGCACTCACTCAAGGAAAAA GAGACCTCAACACGCCAATGGATGCAGCCAGCCTCCAACTCACCACGCACCTGCACCAACTTGATGTAGGGAGAGGAGGAGTGAGGCTTCTCTCACGGGATGACGCCCAGCCATGGGGCAGCAACAATCCAAG AACTATGCAGAACAGAAACAGGAGCAATGAACGGATGTCATTGTTAACATCTTCACATGCGTGCAAAG GTGCATGCCGAGGAGTTTGCCGCCGCCGATGCGCAGTCCGGAGACAGTCGCGTCAGTGTGGGCGACGGCGTCTGAAAGATTGA
- the LOC123091901 gene encoding uncharacterized protein isoform X3, which translates to MVLLGEEALEALDARAPALDLLRLAPATLPRGSGTGRLPRRHTARRMKTPSHGFLAALTQGKRDLNTPMDAASLQLTTHLHQLDVGRGGVRLLSRDDAQPWGSNNPRLLSK; encoded by the exons ATGGTGCTGCTGGGCGAGGAGGCGCTGGAGGCGCTGGATGCGCGTGCGCCGGCGCTGGATCTGCTCCGTCTGGCTCCGGCGACCTTACCCCGTGGCTCCGGGACAGGAAGGCTACCCCGACGACATACAG CGAGGAGGATGAAGACACCCAGCCATGGATTTTTAGCAGCACTCACTCAAGGAAAAA GAGACCTCAACACGCCAATGGATGCAGCCAGCCTCCAACTCACCACGCACCTGCACCAACTTGATGTAGGGAGAGGAGGAGTGAGGCTTCTCTCACGGGATGACGCCCAGCCATGGGGCAGCAACAATCCAAG GTTGCTGTCAAAATAA